In Polaribacter sp. L3A8, a genomic segment contains:
- the ftsH gene encoding ATP-dependent zinc metalloprotease FtsH: MSDSKKDSNSNMPKFKFNAYWIYGAIFVIIMAFQFFSSGDLATKSISKNEFNEILKENDISKIVVLNNNIAQIYIKKEAQKKERYRKMINSAFYTQGSSFYDYNFGDLQNFENNIEKSRQTNGLDFDIKNENKTSIFDTILGFLPFIILIGVWLFFMKRMSGGAGGSGGGGQIFSIGKSKAKLFDKDTKVKTTFANVAGLEGAKEEVQEIVDFLKNPEKYTSLGGKIPKGALLVGPPGTGKTLLAKAVAGEADVPFFSLSGSDFVEMFVGVGASRVRDLFKQAAQKSPSIIFIDEIDAIGRARGKNSMTGGNDERENTLNQLLTEMDGFGTDVNVIVLAATNRADVLDSALMRAGRFDRQIYVDLPNINERKEIFEVHIKPLKLAEDVKIGFLAQQTPGFSGADIANMCNEAALIAARNGKKAVHHQDFLDAVDRIVGGLEKKNKVITPSEKKVIAFHEAGHATISWMLEHAAPLVKVTIVPRGQSLGAAWYLPAERMIVQTEQMLDEMCATMGGRAAEKVMFDKISTGALSDLEKVTKQARAMVTVYGLNEELGNITYYDSSGNDGFVKPYSEETGKKIDKEISKMIEAQYERAIQILGDNRDKLTTLAELLLEKEVIFKDDLEKIFGKRPFDEVQAEIIEEKKDISPVETTTEK, from the coding sequence ATGAGTGATTCAAAAAAAGATAGTAATTCGAATATGCCTAAATTTAAGTTTAATGCATATTGGATATATGGTGCAATATTTGTTATAATAATGGCATTTCAGTTTTTTAGTAGCGGAGATTTAGCTACTAAAAGCATTTCGAAAAATGAGTTTAATGAGATATTAAAAGAAAATGATATTTCTAAAATTGTTGTTTTAAATAACAATATCGCTCAAATTTATATCAAAAAAGAAGCTCAGAAGAAAGAGCGATACAGAAAGATGATCAATTCAGCTTTTTATACGCAGGGATCGTCTTTTTATGATTACAATTTTGGTGATTTACAAAATTTTGAAAATAACATAGAAAAATCTAGACAAACCAATGGTTTAGACTTTGATATAAAAAATGAGAATAAGACAAGTATTTTTGATACTATTTTAGGCTTTTTACCATTTATTATATTAATAGGAGTTTGGTTGTTTTTTATGAAAAGAATGTCTGGTGGTGCTGGTGGATCTGGTGGCGGAGGTCAAATTTTTAGTATCGGAAAATCGAAAGCTAAATTATTTGATAAAGACACTAAAGTAAAAACTACGTTTGCAAATGTAGCAGGTTTAGAAGGTGCTAAAGAAGAAGTACAAGAAATTGTAGACTTCTTAAAAAATCCAGAAAAATATACTTCGCTAGGTGGTAAGATTCCAAAAGGAGCTTTATTAGTAGGACCTCCAGGAACAGGAAAAACATTATTAGCTAAGGCGGTTGCAGGTGAAGCAGATGTTCCTTTCTTTTCTTTATCTGGTTCAGATTTTGTTGAAATGTTTGTAGGTGTAGGTGCTTCTCGTGTAAGAGATTTGTTTAAGCAAGCGGCTCAAAAATCGCCTTCTATTATTTTTATTGATGAAATTGATGCTATTGGTAGAGCGCGTGGTAAAAATAGTATGACGGGTGGTAATGATGAACGTGAAAACACGTTGAATCAGTTACTAACAGAAATGGATGGTTTTGGTACCGATGTAAATGTTATTGTATTAGCAGCAACCAATAGAGCAGATGTTTTAGATAGTGCGTTAATGCGTGCAGGTCGTTTTGATAGACAAATTTATGTAGACTTACCTAATATCAACGAAAGAAAAGAAATTTTTGAAGTTCATATTAAACCATTAAAATTAGCAGAAGATGTTAAAATTGGTTTCTTAGCGCAACAAACTCCTGGTTTTTCTGGAGCAGATATTGCTAATATGTGTAATGAAGCTGCCTTAATTGCTGCCCGAAATGGTAAAAAAGCTGTGCATCATCAAGATTTCTTAGACGCTGTAGATAGAATTGTAGGTGGTTTAGAGAAGAAAAATAAAGTAATTACGCCTAGTGAGAAAAAAGTGATTGCTTTTCATGAAGCGGGGCATGCAACGATTAGTTGGATGCTAGAACACGCTGCACCATTGGTAAAAGTAACGATTGTTCCAAGAGGTCAATCTTTAGGAGCTGCTTGGTATTTGCCAGCAGAAAGAATGATTGTGCAAACAGAACAAATGTTAGATGAAATGTGTGCTACCATGGGAGGTAGAGCTGCAGAAAAAGTAATGTTTGATAAGATTTCTACTGGAGCTTTAAGTGATTTAGAAAAAGTAACCAAACAAGCAAGGGCTATGGTTACCGTTTATGGATTAAATGAAGAGCTAGGAAACATTACTTATTATGATTCTTCTGGAAATGATGGTTTTGTAAAACCTTATAGTGAAGAAACAGGTAAGAAAATAGACAAAGAAATTTCTAAAATGATTGAAGCTCAATACGAAAGAGCTATTCAGATATTAGGGGATAATAGAGATAAGTTAACAACTTTGGCCGAATTATTATTAGAGAAAGAAGTGATCTTTAAAGATGATTTAGAAAAAATATTTGGAAAAAGACCTTTTGATGAGGTACAAGCTGAAATAATTGAAGAAAAGAAAGATATTTCTCCAGTAGAAACTACTACTGAAAAATAA
- the rsfS gene encoding ribosome silencing factor translates to MTKKQVSTDDLIALIIKGIDEVKGENIQLLDLRDIENTVCDYFIICSGNSNTQVNAISGSIQKIVSKELKDKPWHIEGQTNSEWVLMDYVNVAVHIFQKHIREYYDIESLWGDAKITEIKSV, encoded by the coding sequence ATGACAAAAAAACAAGTAAGTACAGATGATTTAATTGCTTTAATTATTAAAGGGATTGATGAAGTTAAAGGGGAAAATATTCAATTATTAGACTTACGAGATATAGAGAATACTGTATGCGATTATTTTATAATTTGCTCTGGTAACTCAAATACACAAGTAAATGCAATTTCTGGTTCTATTCAAAAAATAGTTAGCAAAGAGCTTAAAGACAAACCTTGGCACATAGAAGGCCAAACCAACTCTGAGTGGGTTTTAATGGATTATGTAAACGTTGCTGTTCATATTTTTCAAAAACACATTAGAGAGTATTATGATATAGAAAGTCTTTGGGGTGATGCAAAAATTACAGAGATAAAATCAGTTTAA